One genomic window of Medicago truncatula cultivar Jemalong A17 chromosome 1, MtrunA17r5.0-ANR, whole genome shotgun sequence includes the following:
- the LOC25484081 gene encoding probable membrane-associated kinase regulator 4: MKIEMATKQVTLVHVDEDYIDMELCSPSHFFSYSFGSPPKNTREFEFQMSSSISNEKNSKTTPADDLFYKGKLLPLHLPRRLQMVQKLLENTNLEDNTFPFTPPTFASYTTLETCNISGSESCRVSSDVSPDEYSFEMNGFVVRDLPKNKSWPKKLKMMNQLLFGQKLKASKAYLKSLFNKTSCSEKACASDPNNKVGIKSKNKNSFEVFCEENKKQVKRDMVEDDFVNHRKSFSGVVQRHCGSNKVSSLSTSSSGSSSNSSSFSFSSSGNYDLQLFKRSISANYEVEGSVEGAIAHCKQSQQHFNSKNGAEDARICSQFGVKVEVCGDKE; encoded by the coding sequence atgaaaattgaaatggcCACTAAACAAGTCACTTTGGTTCATGTAGATGAAGACTACATTGACATGGAACTATGTTCTCCCTCACACTTCTTCTCTTATTCTTTTGGTTCTCCACCAAAGAATACCAGAGAGTTTGAATTCCAAATGAGTAGTTCTAtctcaaatgaaaaaaattccaaaactaCCCCTGCTGATGATCTCTTCTACAAAGGAAAACTCCTCCCTCTTCACCTCCCTCGTCGTCTTCAAATGGTTCAAAAGCTTCTAGAAAACACAAATTTAGAAGATAACACTTTTCCTTTCACACCTCCCACTTTTGCTAGTTACACCACTCTTGAAACCTGCAATATTTCAGGTTCAGAATCATGCAGAGTTAGCAGTGATGTGAGTCCAGATGAGTACTCATTTGAAATGAATGGTTTTGTTGTAAGGGATTTACCAAAGAATAAATCTTGGCCTAAGAAACTGAAAATGATGAATCAGTTATTGTTTGGTCAGAAACTCAAAGCTTCAAAAGCTTATCTTAAATCTTTGTTCAACAAAACTAGTTGTTCAGAGAAAGCATGTGCTAGTGATCCTAACAACAAGGTTGGaattaaaagcaaaaacaaaaactcatttGAGGTTTTTTGTGAGGAAAATAAGAAACAAGTTAAAAGAGACATGGTTGAAGATGATTTTGTCAACCATAGGAAATCTTTCTCTGGAGTGGTTCAAAGACATTGTGGTAGCAACAAGGTTTCATCTTTGTCAACATCTTCATCCGGGTCATCTTCAAATTCTTCGTCTTTTTCGTTTAGTTCATCGGGTAATTATGATTTACAATTGTTTAAGAGGAGTATTAGTGCTAATTATGAGGTGGAAGGTTCAGTTGAAGGAGCTATTGCACATTGTAAACAGTCTCAGCAACATTTTAATTCAAAGAATGGTGCAGAAGATGCTAGGATTTGTTCTCAATTTGGTGTAAAAGTTGAAGTTTGTGGTGATAAAGAGTAA
- the LOC25484083 gene encoding probable pectate lyase 4: MGNSHGHHRKHRFSVPNNTVPPPPYKYENSQHHYPPNQNQGTSNSNITMTTLPYANADISLRSLAAQAEGFGRCAIGGLHGSLYHVTSLLDDGPGSLRDACRKKEPLWIVFEVSGTIHLSSYLSVSSYKTIDGRGQKIKLTGKGLRLKECEHVIICNLEIEGGRGPDVDAIQIKPNSKHIWIDRCTLSDFEDGLIDITRGSTDITISRCHFHQHDKTILIGSDPKHVDDRCMKVTIHHCFFDGTRQRHPRVRFAKVHLYNNYSRNWGIYAVCASVESQIFSQHNIYEAGQKKVAFKYLHEKAADKDAEATGHIISEGDLFINGSQSGLMTENVGCNKFHPGEHYQTWTVEPPTDDLKQVLHHCTGWQSVARPADQAV; the protein is encoded by the exons ATGGGTAACTCACACGGACATCATCGCAAACACCGTTTTTCTGTCCCTAACAACACGGTTCCTCCACCACCTTATAAATACGAAAACTCTCAACATCACTATCCACCAAACCAAAACCAAGGTACTTCCAATTCCAACATCACCATGACAACTTTGCCTTACGCTAACGCCGACATCTCTCTCCGCTCCCTCGCTGCTCAAGCTGAAGGCTTTGGCCGCTGCGCTATCGGTGGACTTCATGGTTCTCTTTATCATGTTACATCACTCTTAG ATGATGGACCAGGATCATTGCGTGACGCGTGTCGCAAAAAAGAACCTTTGTGGATTGTTTTTGAGGTTTCGGGTACAATTCATCTTTCGTCTTACTTGAGTGTGTCGTCATACAAGACCATTGATGGAAGGGGCCAAAAGATTAAGCTGACTGGAAAGGGGCTTAGGCTGAAAGAATGTGAACATGTAATCATTTGTAATTTAGAGATAGAAGGCGGCAGAGGACCTGATGTTGATGCTATTCAGATCAAACCTAACTCAAAACATATATGGATAGATCGTTGCACTTTGAGTGATTTTGAAGATGGGCTCATTGATATCACTCGAGGCAGCACTGATATTACTATTTCAAG GTGTCATTTTCATCAGCATGACAAAACAATACTCATTGGATCAGATCCCAAACATGTTGATGATAGATGCATGAAGGTTACCATACACCACTGTTTTTTCGACGGTACTCGACAGAGACATCCTCGTGTTAGGTTTGCAAAAGTACACCTGTACAATAATTACTCCAGAAATTGGGGCATATATGCTGTTTGTGCAAGTGTGGAATCCCAG ATATTCTCACAACATAATATCTATGAAGCGGGCCAGAAGAAAGTTGCTTTTAAGTATCTTCATGAGAAG GCAGCAGACAAAGATGCTGAAGCAACTGGCCACATAATTTCTGAAGGAGACTTATTCATAAATGGTTCTCAATCAGGGTTGATGACAGAGAATGTTGGTTGTAACAAGTTTCATCCTGGTGAACACTATCAGACATGGACAGTGGAACCTCCTACAGATGATCTAAAGCAAGTTCTTCATCACTGTACTGGATGGCAATCTGTTGCGAGGCCAGCGGATCAAGCCGTTTGA
- the LOC25484084 gene encoding exocyst complex component EXO70H1 — protein sequence MRIFCLKPLTPWFSIYRNRLPSSNSSSSTTPSSRKAATQIEAAEALIQKWNSETSDYAKITSLFYNNKCEAIQYIHHVNQLQRAMHSLLELEPSSPELIHAQNLMQIAMKRLQKEFYQILTMNQAYLDSESFSIRSFSTSFGSFDGGTLEDDDDHDAQDCISEVERVSSDVVDDLKIIAECMVSNGYGKECVNVYTTVRKSIVDEGVYKLNVEERSFSKGNKMDWEVLEMKINCWLEAVKISVRTLFSGERNLCERIFASNSIREACFGEISRDGATLLLRFPEFVAKTKKWTPEKIFRLLDMYATITMLLPEVESIFSFNSTSGVKSQAYNSQQRLVESVRNIFSEFESAILKDSSKSLANFGGIHSLTTQTMQYLTKLTDYSNVLSEIFFDIPPSLNSPLPESYLYSPESSNYSTEIETEFSIRIAWLILVLLCKIDVKSKQCKNISLSYLFLANNLQHVVEKVRVSNLQYVLGDDWLLKHMEKVKRLIEKYERIAWGAVVTSLPKNPTTAISVAEARAVFMKFNLEFEKAYQKQNSFVMPESELREEIKASLGRKIIPIYRELYDTHRIVKGSKSEMNEYVVFTHEDVQSYLVDLFCVGRELNNI from the coding sequence atgaGAATATTTTGCTTGAAACCTTTAACACCATGGTTTTCAATATACCGCAACAGATTGCCATCCTCAAATTCAAGTTCATCCACAACACCTTCAAGCAGAAAAGCTGCAACACAAATAGAAGCAGCAGAAGCACTTATACAAAAATGGAACTCCGAAACCTCGGATTATGCCAAAATAACTTCCCTCTTCTACAACAACAAATGTGAAGCCATTCAGTACATTCACCACGTTAACCAACTTCAAAGAGCCATGCACTCGTTACTCGAGCTCGAACCATCGTCTCCAGAACTCATCCACGCACAAAACCTAATGCAAATTGCTATGAAGAGGCTCCAAAAAGAATTCTACCAGATCTTAACCATGAACCAGGCATACTTAGACTCTGAATCCTTCTCCATCAGATCCTTTAGCACTTCTTTCGGTTCTTTTGATGGTGGAACACTGGAAGACGACGATGATCACGATGCACAGGATTGTATCTCTGAAGTTGAACGCGTTTCTTCCGATGTGGTGGATGATTTGAAAATTATTGCCGAGTGCATGGTTTCTAACGGTTACGGAAAAGAGTGTGTAAACGTTTACACCACGGTTAGAAAATCGATTGTTGATGAAGGTGTTTACAAACTCAATGTGGAGGAACGAAGTTTCTCGAAGGGGAATAAGATGGACTGGGAAGTTCTTGAGATGAAAATCAACTGTTGGTTAGAGGCAGTTAAGATCTCAGTGAGAACACTCTTTTCTGGAGAGAGAAACCTCTGCGAACGAATTTTCGCTTCGAATTCCATCAGAGAAGCTTGTTTTGGTGAAATTTCAAGAGATGGAGCTACTCTTCTCTTACGATTTCCTGAATTCGTTGCGAAAACAAAGAAATGGACACCGGAGAAGATTTTCCGTTTGCTTGATATGTATGCCACAATCACCATGTTGTTACCGGAGGTTGAATcgattttctctttcaattcaaCCTCTGGTGTTAAAtctcaagcatataattcacaACAAAGACTCGTTGAATCTGTAAGAAATATTTTCTCAGAATTCGAGTCCGCAATCCTGAAGGACTCTTCCAAATCGCTGGCGAATTTCGGCGGTATTCATTCCCTTACAACGCAAACAATGCAATATCTTACCAAGCTTACAGATTACAGCAACGTGCTTTCTGAAATATTCTTCGACATTCCTCCGTCGTTGAATTCCCCATTGCCAGAATCTTACTTATACAGTCCAGAATCATCCAACTACTCGACGGAAATTGAAACTGAATTTTCCATTCGAATAGCGTGGTTGATTCTAGTTCTTCTCTGCAAAATCGACGTCAAATCGAAGCAATGCAAGAACATATCCTTATCATATCTATTTCTTGCAAACAATCTTCAACACGTGGTGGAGAAGGTTCGTGTGTCGAACTTGCAATACGTTCTTGGTGACGATTGGTTGTTGAAGCACATGGAGAAGGTGAAACGGTTGATTGAGAAGTATGAGAGAATAGCATGGGGCGCAGTGGTTACGTCATTGCCGAAAAATCCAACGACAGCGATATCAGTGGCGGAGGCGAGGGCggtatttatgaaattcaatcTGGAATTTGAGAAAGCTTATCAGAAACAGAATTCGTTTGTTATGCCAGAATCAGAACTTCGCGAAGAGATAAAAGCGTCTCTGGGGAGAAAAATAATCCCAATTTATCGCGAGTTGTATGATACACACCGCATTGTGAAAGGATCAAAGagtgaaatgaatgaatatgtcgTTTTTACCCACGAAGATGTTCAGAGTTACTTGGTGGATCTCTTCTGTGTGGGGAGAGAGCTTAAcaatatataa